In Massilia sp. METH4, the genomic window GCACCGATAATATCGGTGACGTCGTGCTCACCCTGCCGCTGGCCGGGTACCTCAAGCAGCTGATTCCTGGCGTGAAGGTCGACCTGCTGTGCCGCGCCTATGCGGCGCCGGTGGTGAATTGCTGCGCGTTCGTCGACCGTACCCTCGCGCTGGAGGAAGTCGATGTCGACCGGCTGTTCGAGGACGAGGCTTACGATACCGTCATCTTTGCGTTCCCGCACCGTGCGCTGGGCCGCGCCGCCAGGCGCGCCGGGGTGCCCAATCGCGTGGGCAGCAGCCACCGCCTGCACCATTGGCTGACGTGCAATCGCCTCGCGCACTTCAGCCGCGTGCGTTCCCGCCTGCACGAAGCGCAGCTCAACTTCGCCTTATTGAAGCCGCTCGCGATCGACCATGTGCCCGCGCTGGCCGACATCCCCGCGCTGTACGGTTTGCAAGCCCCGCGCTCGGCCGAAGCCAGCGCCTTGTTCGACCCCGCGCCGTTCAACCTGATCCTGCACCCCAAGTCGAACGGGAACGGACGCGAATGGCCGCTGCGGCGCTACGCCGAGCTGGCGGCGACACTGGCCGTGGACCCGGGCATCGCGATCTGGATCACGGGGAGCCGCGCCGAGGGCGAGCTGCTGGCCCGCGAGGCGGGGCCGCTGCTGGCCAGTCCGAACGTGCACAACCTGTGTGGCCGCGTGGACCTGCGCGGCCTCGTGGCGCTGATCGGCCTGGCCGATGGCCTGATCGCCAGCGGCACCGGCCCGCTGCACGTCGCCGCCGCGCTGGGGCGCAACACCCTCGGCCTGTTCCCGCCGATCCAGCCGATCGACATTGCCCGCTGGGGGGCGCTCGGCAGCCATGCCATGTCGCTCAGCGGCGAACGGCAATGCGGCACCTGCACCGGTGCCCAGGCCTGCACGTGCATGGAAGCGATCAGCGCCGGCCAGGTGGCGGACGTGGTAGTTCGCTGGCGCACCAGCACGGCGGCGCTT contains:
- a CDS encoding glycosyltransferase family 9 protein, whose product is MPPVLSRILICRTDNIGDVVLTLPLAGYLKQLIPGVKVDLLCRAYAAPVVNCCAFVDRTLALEEVDVDRLFEDEAYDTVIFAFPHRALGRAARRAGVPNRVGSSHRLHHWLTCNRLAHFSRVRSRLHEAQLNFALLKPLAIDHVPALADIPALYGLQAPRSAEASALFDPAPFNLILHPKSNGNGREWPLRRYAELAATLAVDPGIAIWITGSRAEGELLAREAGPLLASPNVHNLCGRVDLRGLVALIGLADGLIASGTGPLHVAAALGRNTLGLFPPIQPIDIARWGALGSHAMSLSGERQCGTCTGAQACTCMEAISAGQVADVVVRWRTSTAALHGDDRIKARNA